TTACAATGAGTCTTCTTGCTATTTCTCTGGGTTTGTTAAAATGAAAACTATTATACAGTAGTAggtaaaaacaaaactgGTAGATAAAACTACGTATGTTATAAACACgtcaacaaaaataatacGTATAATTCAGTTGACAATGCTCCTTATAAAAGGAACTGAGATTGAATTTGAATGCACACTAGTAACAATAGGGGAGGTAAAAATCAATGTGCACCGCCACGTCCTCCACGGCCGCGACCACGTCCTCCACGGCCTCCCCTACTGCTGTCtctattattgttattactgCCACTTCCGCTGTCGCCCAACAAGAATCCAGCAGCTGGACGGAACAGTGAATACGTGTTCGGGCCCCTATGGCCCCCATCATTGCCATGACGATGGCCTCCGGCAGTCGCATAATTTCTAGCAGCGCCATTAGTCCTGTCGCTATCGCCATTATTACGCTCAAAGGTCTTAGAGCCGCTATCATTGCCATTGCCTTCGAAGTTAGAATTCTCTCTAAAACGGGAATTGTGGCTACCGCCTCTTGGTTCAAAATTCCCTCTGTAGCTACCACGAGAAGGGCCTCTCCGAATTGAATTGCCTCTACCACGGAAGGTGCCTCGATGACCTCCGCGGTAATGGCCAGATCTGTTTTGACTTTCAGCTCCATCCTTGAATacaaattttgatgaaagAGGatcattttcatccttGGAATCGTTACAGTATTCCCTTCCTGATTCATTGTTACTGATAGTATGCTTTGGTGGCAAGTTGGAAGAAGCCTCTGTTGACACTGCATCTGAAGAAGAGTAAGGAATTTGCTTCAAGGAGGCAttagctgctgctgttgctgctgctgcgtCATCCCTTTCCTTAGCAGCTTTTTGCAAAACTTCCGAGTATGTCAACCTTGGCTTAATAGTTGCTGTTTTCGTTTCCTTTGTCTGAACGTCATTTTTCTCTACACCtacttgttcttcttcaagatcATCTTCGATGGCATGTAAGTCGTCCTTTGAGTTTTGATGATCTCTCTTCAACAAAGTGACTTTCTTTATATCAGCAGGTGTCCCCTCGCCAAAAGAAATCTTCCTCAAGATGGTAGTATCTTCAATATGAAACTTCTGAACCGTTTCTTCTATTTGCAATATCTTTGCCTGCGTATCTACAGGCTTTGCATCACCAAATGGATTCGACTTTGGCTTCGTCTGCTGCGTAGTTACAGTTTTCGGCGCATCTAGTTTCGCCGCCCCAGCACCATGGTAAGGCTTAGCAGGATCAGCACAAGTAGGTGTCAAGAGGGTATGCTTGTTAACgtaattttgaaaatcagAAAACTCCGCTGGCTCCACCTTAATTGCATGAATATCCATCAACGGTTCTCGCCATTGAGACATAATCTTATCCATATCTCTAAACGAGTAAACCTGTACAAAGGATACCTTCGAGGCCTTGGTAAAATTCTTGTCAAACACAGATGTACTATCCAAAGAGGGGTTTTTATTCAACTCCCAGAACATCTTGAATTTCATGAAACGCGTAAACTTGGTACGAAACAAATCTTCGATCtcaaagttggaaaacttACTTGGCAAATTAGAAaacttaataatataagGCGCATCATATTGCTTGTTTGAACCATGGAAATTATTACCATTAGAATAACCACCACCGCCATGATCACCACCTCCCTGTCCTCCATGACCTACAATAGACGCCGA
This region of Eremothecium cymbalariae DBVPG#7215 chromosome 4, complete sequence genomic DNA includes:
- the PSP2 gene encoding Psp2p (similar to Ashbya gossypii AER332W), with translation MSLEEFLDDSSLNDSVWNENEIDLNAISTTLSNTTSLDLLKSASIVGHGGQGGGDHGGGGYSNGNNFHGSNKQYDAPYIIKFSNLPSKFSNFEIEDLFRTKFTRFMKFKMFWELNKNPSLDSTSVFDKNFTKASKVSFVQVYSFRDMDKIMSQWREPLMDIHAIKVEPAEFSDFQNYVNKHTLLTPTCADPAKPYHGAGAAKLDAPKTVTTQQTKPKSNPFGDAKPVDTQAKILQIEETVQKFHIEDTTILRKISFGEGTPADIKKVTLLKRDHQNSKDDLHAIEDDLEEEQVGVEKNDVQTKETKTATIKPRLTYSEVLQKAAKERDDAAAATAAANASLKQIPYSSSDAVSTEASSNLPPKHTISNNESGREYCNDSKDENDPLSSKFVFKDGAESQNRSGHYRGGHRGTFRGRGNSIRRGPSRGSYRGNFEPRGGSHNSRFRENSNFEGNGNDSGSKTFERNNGDSDRTNGAARNYATAGGHRHGNDGGHRGPNTYSLFRPAAGFLLGDSGSGSNNNNRDSSRGGRGGRGRGRGGRGGAH